In Rhodamnia argentea isolate NSW1041297 chromosome 11, ASM2092103v1, whole genome shotgun sequence, one genomic interval encodes:
- the LOC115735575 gene encoding F-box/LRR-repeat protein 10, with amino-acid sequence MGEVEEEEASMVGLDQLPSALLATIMVKLDVSSICSVGSTCKTFRHCASHVLSFIPTIHLLEIAPSIELLRPLLPPNPLMRSLKMDCDRLNDSAIRLLVRPSLHELHLHNCADFSGKLLSEIGSQCGDLKSLYLGSVAENRGRALHVSDLEELLSGCTQLEALFLMFDVSIFIRHNFARAWALASTKLTSLEIGYISSVMITELLHPNLEPPHIQPSVLPRIQKLSLSVDYITDAMVGTISRGLLSLTHLDLRDAPIIEPRLTFDLTNSGLQQINQHGKLRHLSLVRSQEFLVTYFKRVNDLGILLMADSCANMESIYLGGFCRVTDTGFRTILHSCSSLCKLRVAHGTLLTNLVFHDIRATSLSLTHVSLRWCNLLTNLGVKNLVSNVDLRVLDLRDCKSLGDEALRAIGTLPKLKILQLDGSDITDMGLSYLRWRVITSLTSLSLRGCKRLTDKGISLLFEGSSKYELQELDLSNIPSISDDGIFSLARARLPILELRLRQCPLIGDTSIMALASMQAREEGWQGSRLRLLDLHNCGGITQLSFRWLKRPYFPRLRWLGLTGSVNRDMVDALARSRPFLHVACHGEELGADPSNRLDDSYMREYEDLDEFEQWLLGGEDSGDNDDDNDDVDDEDVPMEVAEFDAEMEE; translated from the exons ATgggggaggtggaggaggaggaggcgagcATGGTGGGTCTGGACCAGCTTCCGTCGGCTCTACTGGCGACGATAATGGTGAAGCTGGACGTGTCGTCGATCTGCTCCGTCGGGTCCACATGCAAGACCTTCCGCCACTGCGCTTCTCACGTCCTCTCCTTCATCCCCACTATCCATCTCCTG GAGATCGCGCCTTCTATCGAATTGCTGCGGCCTCTGTTGCCGCCGAATCCTCTGATGAGGAGCTTGAAGATGGACTGCGATCGACTCAACGATTCGGCCATAAGGTTATTGGTTAGGCCGTCTTTGCACGAGCTTCATCTCCACAACTGTGCGGATTTCAGCGGCAAGCTGCTTTCCGAGATAGGATCGCAATGCGGGGACCTAAA GTCTCTTTACTTGGGTTCTGTTGCCGAGAATAGAGGGCGAGCTCTTCATGTTTCCGATCTCGAGGAGTTGTTGAGTGGTTGCACACAGTTAGAA gcactgttcctcatgtttgaTGTGTCGATATTTATACGTCATAATTTTGCTCGAGCCTGGGCATTAGCTTCAACAAAACTCACTTCTCTCGAAATCGGCTATATCTCGTCAGTGATGATCACTGAGCTTCTGCACCCTAATCTGGAACCGCCACATATTCAGCCATCGGTGCTTCCTAGAATTCAAAAGTTAAGCCTTTCAGTGGACTATATCACTGATGCTATGGTCGGAACTATTTCTAGGGGTCTTCTGTCCCTTACCCATCTGGATCTTCGAGATGCACCGATTATTGAACCGAGACTTACATTTGACCTCACTAACTCTGGTCTTCAACAGATTAATCAGCATGGGAAACTGAGGCATCTTTCACTTGTCAGGAGCCAGGAGTTTCTTGTTACTTATTTTAAACGAGTTAATGATCTTGGGATCCTACTGATGGCCGATAGCTGTGCAAACATGGAAAGTATATATCTTGGTGGCTTTTGTCGTGTCACTGATACAGGTTTCAGAACAATCTTGCATTCGTGCTCGAGCTTATGCAAGCTGAGGGTTGCTCATGGGACTTTATTAACAAATCTGGTGTTTCATGACATCCGTGCGACTTCACTCTCCTTGACCCATGTTAGCTTGAGATGGTGCAATCTTCTGACGAATCTTGGTGTTAAAAATTTGGTGTCAAATGTGGATTTAAGAGTTCTCGATCTCAGGGATTGTAAAAGTCTTGGAGATGAAGCTCTGCGAGccattggaactcttccaaagttgaaaattttgcagTTGGATGGTTCTGATATTACCGATATGGGGTTGTCGTACTTGAGATGGAGAGTGATCACTTCGCTCACGTCGCTGTCTCTGAGAGGCTGCAAGAGACTTACAGACAAAGGCATATCACTTTTGTTCGAGGGCTCCTCTAAGTATGAGCTGCAAGAATTGGACCTATCCAACATCCCTAGCATTTCTGATGACGGAATCTTTTCATTGGCAAGAGCTCGTCTTCCAATTCTTGAACTCCGCTTGAGACAATGCCCCCTCATTGGCGACACTTCGATAATGGCATTAGCCTCTATGCAGGCTCGTGAAGAAGGGTGGCAAGGGAGTAGGCTGAGGTTGTTGGATCTGCACAATTGTGGTGGCATTACCCAACTGTCATTTAGGTGGTTGAAGCGACCTTATTTCCCGAGGTTGAGGTGGTTGGGACTGACGGGAAGTGTCAACAGGGATATGGTAGATGCTTTGGCCCGGAGTAGGCCTTTCTTGCATGTGGCATGTCACGGGGAGGAGCTGGGGGCAGACCCATCTAATCGCTTGGATGATTCATACATGCGTGAGTATGAGGACTTAGACGAGTTTGAACAGTGGCTGCTAGGAGGAGAGGACAGCGGTGACAATGATGATGACAATGACGATGTTGATGACGAAGATGTCCCAATGGAGGTGGCTGAATTTGATGCAGAGATGGAAGAGTGA
- the LOC115735577 gene encoding F-box protein SKIP23, which yields MAEWSQMPEDLLELIARRLDTQFDVLRFRSVCSSWRSSVAPSPSPSRRGRFPILPNDGISDAAWGFHLSRRTIFLLGVPRTRDQTVPSGWLLKVKEDVPRSMNLLNPLSRCPFTSLPEDFPRVLDLMNLHVLELGHEYVLQYMSYRPCGNDGHLYMEKVVFLCLDSGNDFALLTIHVSGKLAMFKSGEKRWSIIQDMPSPYDDVILFKGEFYAVDGTGRTVVVGLDLGVTLIAQSNWGGDKKFLVESVGELLLVDMYLSLDAENDHDGVVAELPENFDYFMRERTVRFKVYKLDREEKEWNEVKDLGDRVLFLGDDCTFSASAADLRPCKGNCIFFADNWEVERALKSPEIGVYDMDSGIIGPLEDYAGYSELFWPPPDWIASRTSEVQNQLETLAA from the coding sequence ATGGCTGAATGGAGCCAGATGCCCGAGGACCTCCTCGAACTCATCGCGCGACGTCTCGACACGCAGTTCGACGTCCTCCGATTCCGATCCGTCTGCTCCTCGTGGCGTTCCTCGGTCGCGCCGAGCCCTAGCCCCTCCCGGCGCGGTCGATTCCCGATCCTCCCGAACGACGGGATCTCCGACGCGGCCTGGGGATTCCACCTCTCCAGGCGCACCATCTTCCTCCTCGGAGTGCCCCGGACCCGCGACCAAACCGTCCCCAGCGGGTGGCTGCTCAAAGTCAAGGAGGACGTCCCCCGGAGCATGAATCTACTGAACCCCCTCTCCAGGTGTCCATTCACTTCTCTCCCTGAGGACTTTCCGAGAGTTTTGGATTTGATGAATCTGCACGTGCTGGAGTTAGGGCACGAGTATGTGTTGCAGTACATGAGTTATCGTCCTTGTGGTAATGATGGTCATCTGTACATGGAGAAGGTTGTTTTTTTGTGTTTAGACAGCGGAAATGATTTTGCCCTGCTCACGATTCACGTGTCTGGGAAATTAGCCATGTTTAAATCTGGGGAAAAACGGTGGTCCATCATTCAGGACATGCCGTCGCCGTATGACGACGTGATATTGTTTAAGGGGGAGTTTTATGCCGTCGATGGCACTGGGAGGACTGTGGTTGTCGGGTTGGATTTGGGTGTGACCTTGATTGCGCAATCAAACTGGGGGGGTGACAAGAAGTTCTTGGTGGAATCTGTCGGCGAACTGCTGTTGGTCGATATGTATTTGAGCTTGGATGCGGAGAACGATCATGATGGTGTAGTCGCAGAGTTACCAGAGAATTTTGATTACTTTATGAGGGAGAGGACAGTCAGGTTTAAGGTTTACAAGTTGGACAGAGAAGAGAAGGAATGGAACGAGGTGAAAGATTTAGGGGATAGGGTGTTGTTTCTGGGAGATGATTGTACATTTTCTGCTTCAGCTGCAGATTTAAGGCCTTGTAAAGGGAATTGCATATTTTTTGCGGATAACTGGGAAGTGGAAAGAGCTTTGAAGAGCCCTGAGATTGGTGTCTATGATATGGATAGTGGCATCATTGGACCTTTAGAAGATTATGCAGGTTATTCGGAGTTGTTCTGGCCACCTCCGGATTGGATTGCTTCAAGGACCTCCGAA